TATAGCACGAGATACCGAAGAACTGTACAAAGTGCCATAGCTCTTCTTTATTCTTTATTGCTAGAGAACGAAGTCTTCCAAAATTTCGGAAAAATTTCTATGCGCGAAAGCTCCAGTCTCACTTTTTGTAATACTGACTGTGCTTGTCCGGCTGcggaaaaatttgttaaacaATACAATAAGGTAATCATTATTTTGtactttattaatatattagatgaaaatattttatttcgactttttttcattttattctaatttacCGCAggcacactgataaaaaaattaacttgactcaagagccaaaatcttgaaccaaaaatacaaattcttgagttaagaaaattattctttgtctaagaaaattttcttgcttcaagaatttattctcttgactgaaaaaaaatcattttcttaaaaatggtatttttggttcaaaattttggctcttgagttaagttaatttttttatcaatgtataaatattgaaaaaaaaaaaaaaaaaattaccttaattttcacttaattaatttgccagctatattaaaaatttattattgatattaaatccgtaattatttttaaaaaatattcaacgaGCCTCTCATATAAGAGAAGTCAATTAGTAATTGTTAAAACCTCATTTGTAAtggattttaattaaaagtaacggagcttttttttttgttaattaaaaaaactatttcatACAaagaagtaattaataataattgttgaaataaaaataatgaattttcagGAAACAAGTGATCGATTAAAATCACATCCAGCGGtaatagaattaataaaacaatcatCAAATGTAGTATTCGAAATGCCGGATCAAGCGCAAACAAAGCATCCAGATACACTTAAAGATGCATTGTTAACATACATTTGTCACGGATCATCGCTTCCATGTGTAAACTACGAAAGTCAGCGTATTTGTGTTAAAACAGACCACGTTACCGGGCTGTTTGCTTACATTGAATGGGAGTCGAAGCTCAATATCAAGAGCTCGAATCGCCGCAAGTACGGACTCTTGAGAGCTTACGGATTGTTGCGAAACGTTGTCTCCCACATGGTACAAATGATATCCGAATCAAAGCCAAAAATAGTCCTGTTTTCCGGTCACGATAAAACGCTCGAGTACTTGGCGAGCGCTCTCGGGATTGTTGTTGATCACGCCATTTCGCCGCACTACGCTTCCCGATTTGTTATTGAAATTTGTCGCGTTAATTCCAAAAACGAGAACCACGTCGccaatgatttttattttcgcgTTATTGTTAATGGAAAAGACGTTACTCAGACTATTgctttttgtaaaaattctaattattaCAGTGATAATTACGGTGATAAAAACGACGACggcgaatttttaaaaaaagaatataaacTTTGTCCTATTGAAGCGATTATACGACAATTGCATGACGACTATTTTCTACCTTTTAATGCTACTAATTTCAAAGACGCTTGTTTTAATCATTGattgttttaatattatttttacatactttgtttttatttttatctctgTAAACATGCAGGTAGTGTTTAAAGTGGTTTAAGTGATGAATAGTTTATCGAAagttatttatagtttttaatcgATATCCATAAAGTcaatgtaagaaaaatttttttacattgacctttatgtaaaatttgtttcttTCAACCGTAGAAGATTTAagggggaacaccactgtgacgatcgaagaaaagaggtgattttcgggaatttttttgacagggaaaataaaggaatttgaggatcggattttttttattttattaagggtacattaaagattattacccgaaatttttattgaatagtatatttcttacctagggcaggaaaataagaaatgtctcagattacatgtaattgttgaccgaggcgaagccgaggtcgacaaacatgtgatctgaggctttcttatttcctgccAGTGGTGAAATACtattttctcctcgacggaggcggaaagcggcattttcatttagcgcagcgggcggaaaattgacgctttccgcctgGAAAGAAagagaatagtatattacacacctagggaagtaaagtaagaaatgtctcagatcacatgtaattgttggccgaggcgaagccgaggtcaacaaacatgtgatctgaggctttctgttacttcccgaggagtgtatactattttttttgtccgacgaaggcggaaagcggcaacagtttagcgcagcgggacgaaagttgccactttcaccggagggcaaaaaaaatatttaattattacaaagttattaacaatctcgtaaagcactagaaaaaatttccccctccATGGTCGCATCGAAAAAAGAgctgattttcgggaattttttcgacagggaaaataaaagaatttgggaatcggttttttttttattttattaaggatacattaaagattataaccctaaatttttattaaaaaatattgaattattacaaagttattaacaatctcgtcGAGCACTGGAGTAAATTTCCCTCCTCCACGGTCGGttcaataactcaaaaacggatcatctgaaaataaaaacccaaattcctttaatcagtaaggatgtagttatcgtcgcacatacggaattttgaaaattttaattttaaaaaaaatggcgactgattgaaaattttttcactattctcaccgttttttttttttgttttaacccggctaaaaaaatctttaaaataaaaatttttcaaatttcgtacgtgcgacgataattacatccttactgattaaaaatcaatttgggtctttatttttagatgatctgtttttgagttatcgaaccgACCGTGGAGGAGGGAAATTTACTCCAGTGCTCgacgagattgttaataactttgtaataattcaatattttttaataaaaatttagggtaataatctttaatgtatccttagtaaaataaaaaaaaaaccgattcccaaattcttttattttccctgtcaaaaaaattcccgaaaatcagctctttttttcgatcgtcacagtggtgtttccccttaagtttttttttttttttttttttttcaatgcacTAGTTATTACGCAGgtactaatttaattattaaaataataaaagcatTGCTTACATGTATCAAACATTTAAGTTATTGCTAAAATgtagataaaaattctttaacgccttaaaaaaaaaaaaaaagaaacaaattaCAAATCTCTGCTACTATACATTTTCTCTATgatgttttataaaaatgttgacGATGAGTGTAGATActcattatatatattttatcatacaACTTATATTGatgtaaatatgtaaataactACTCGgagcaattttattatttgagtaTATCACACTACACGTGTCTAGTATCCTAATTAGACACACTTAACTAGacaaataaaacataaatttagaAGTAActgaaagtaaataaaaaaatagatactAAAACTTTGTAGACTCACTTTTTCACGAGACTAGGTCTTTAGATAAACAAGTATTAGTCTCAGTACAATTGAAAGTAGacattaaacaataaaatactaTTGTCAATAGATGATCCGTCAAAGCTAAATAATACAACGCAAAAAACagatattgaatgaaaaaaaaacctgaATATCAACGaacgtattattattattattattattattattattattctacgCTTGCAAATAAATACTCGGTAATTATTTGGTCAAtggaaaaatgtatttatttatttatttatttatcaacttgttaattatttaattatacattAAGGCAACATTTTATTCACagttataaaagaaaaagacTCTACAATAAATACTGAATATATACTAACTGTTGCAAAGGCACTGagttacattaattatttcgatttatcaacaataattgtttatttatggCTATagctatttattaatataaacattttagttttaataaatttgttttttttgcagcacaatcaaaaatattaagaaaaaaatgaactttggTGTTTCTATAAAAATGGAAGATCGTctgtgtaaattttaaattcacgaCACTCTgtacaattataatttcatactacaattattaattacataaatcaattatttaaataaaataaatcaatagtcaaattcaattttttaaaaaaatgcagacaattgattgaaaaatttttacctattttacaaaaaaaaatcataactcgtacaaaatataaaaatattattctaaattaatataattttataaataatttaaaacagagaaaaaaaattataatacaatGTTAATTTGTCACTGGATTATGGGAATCAGCTTCATTCATGGCCAACCCTAGGATATTTTCGATGTTATGAAATCGCTGAGCGTAGTATTCATAATCAATACCTCCTAATGGATTACCATTATCAGGATTAGCAGAAGTAGAAGTAGCTGTAGTTGAACTGTGTCTAggattatcattattattagatGATAAGTGATTTGCGAGATGTACTCGTAAATGTGGATAAGTTTGATCTGATTGAGTAAGCATTGTCGGAGCTGGTTTTCTTTTACCACTTCTCCATCTCTGTACCATCCATTTCATACGACGTAAGCCAATAACAAGCAATACAGCCGATCTGAAACGCGCTCTGGGGCAGGTTTTTACAACATGGAGTGTCTGCTCAGATATAAATGAACGCTCCACAGAAGTTAATTTCGCCAACATTGACCTTGCATTATCTTCAGACAACTGATACCCACCAATGACACAGAGTAAGTAACGTTTTTGGAAAGCCAAAGCCTTTCTTTTACTATCCACACGCATATATTTTGCATAAATATACTGAAGTTTCATCAACAGCTGATTATTATCATGCGAAGACGTAACTCCATCACTATGCTGTAACATCAATTCCAATTCTTTAACGCGTACGACATGTCTTTCAATTTCTTCCCgggctttaattaatttatcgtgCAAAACTCCTTTCTCAAGCGAGTATCTTGCATTTTCACTGGTCAGCTCAGTGATTTGATTGATCAATTTAGCAGACATATTTTTATCTCCAGCAGAGTTTTCTTGTAAAAATCCCTTCGACAGCTCTAGCTCTCTGTTGAATCTAGCTTGCAGTTCTGCCCGGAGCTCTTCAATCACTTCCTTCAAACGTTCCTCATCATTTTTGGCAGCGTTTAATTTCTTCTGAAGCACACTCTCGCTTTTCCTCAAGTTAGCCAACACATGAGTCACCTGATCTTGCTCGATTTGCGCTCTTTCCAACTGTCGTTTTAATTCCTTAGAATCGATTTCCAGATCACGCATCACTTCTTTGGTGTTCTTAAGCTCGTGTCTCAAATTCTTCAACTCATTTTGTTCATCACTGCGCTGACTTTGTTTCTTTTCATCAGCTTCTAGAATACTGTCCAAACGTTTCTTTAGCCATTTAGATTCGTCTTGATAGCTCTTTAGCTCTTCTTTAGTCCGTTTTAACTCAATCTCCAGATGCTCTTTGCTACTTTCAACAAGAGCTATTTGACTCAACAAACGTTCTCGTTCCTCTAACTCAATTTCCAGCTGCTTTTCATAACGATTTTTCTCagcttgatttatttttaatgtatctTGCAATTCAATAAGCTCTCTTACAACCTTCTCATACTTTTCAGCCATCATCAAGTCGTTTTTCTCAGCTTCCTGTAACTCAGGCGACGAGGAAATATTACCCGACCGCTCGGGTTCTATCGTTTCTTtaagattattcaatttaaccTGTAACAACTTGTAATTTTGTCTGGCAGTGGCTAAACTATCTCTCAATTCTTTCTCTACATCCAACGATGTAGTCAAACGTAGTCTCAATTCTTTTATAATATCAGCGTCTTCCATTTGTGTTCTacgtgatttatttttttccttttgtaCATGTATTTGCAAATCCCGAATCATTATCTTATGTACTGATAAATCTTCAACTAAAgtcatatttttcttattctcatCGTCAAGATCTGATTTTATTTCCAAGATCCTATTTTCATAATCCATTATTTGTGACTTTAATATATCCTGTTCAATTTCCAGTTCATTCTTTTCATGCAGTAACTGttcattcaatttattagCTTGCTTTAATTTTCGTCGAATATCAGAGTACTGttgcattattttttcaatatcttGCTCGAAGGGTTTGATTGAGTTGCAAGCGTGATCTACTCTTCGACCCATCGTTAATTCTTCAGATTCATTTTCAATGGCGTCCAATATTTTTCTATCCAAATCAGCGGATAAATTCAATTCACGCTGCACCATATCTTCAATATCAGCGCCTTCCGATGACTGTCTAACAGATTCGTCcttcaaaatttctaattcTTGTTTCAGCTTAGCCACCATTTTAGTCAACTCGTCATTAAACATCCTCTCTTCCTTGAGTTTTTTTCTTAGCTCGATAACATTGCcagattcttttattttactttgaatAGTTTCTAAAGAACGTTGTAAACTTTTACTGTCATCGGTCATctgttttattactttatcCTTTTCCTTAATATACTCCTGCAAATGATGAATCTCCTGATCTTTATCAGTCATAGGATAAGTGTTAGATAAACTCCTACGCCTTGCCATTTCTTCCAACCGCTGGATCAATTCATCCCGGCTATTTAACCCGTCAGTCAAACGTTTAATATCACTCTGCTTGTCCATCAAATCTTTGCGACAGCTTTCAAATTTAGTCTTAAAAGTATACAGCTGTTTATTCTCATTTTCAATCTCAACATTACGAGTTTTAATAGTTTCTATTGTGATGtctttctcaaaaataatatctttcaaatttttcaattcttgAACTTTTTCTCGTATTGTCGTTTGATACGCCATATTATCGTCACATATTTTTCTAATATCTTTTCTCAAAGTATCGTTCTCATTCTGCAATTCATGAAGTACTTGTTCATTTGTTTGTAATTTATCTCTGTAAATTTCCAGCTCTTCATTacgaattttcaaaatattttcaacctcCTCCAAATCATTTCGAATTTTCTTTTCCGACTCCTGCGATAATTCATACTGATTTTTATAGAATACTTTATCACGTGTAACCGTATCAATAGAATCTTTAAATTCAGCTCGCAATTCATCAAGACTTTTTTGCAAAGCATCGAGTTCCAATTCGCGTTTGCTCAAAGTTGCCGATTTTGCTTGCAACTCGTTGTGAATAgcttttaattgattttccAAATCTTCAATACACGGTTGTGATAAATTAGACCCTACTAATACTGACTTGGTGCGCGTTGGTGTTATTATATCCGTCTTTGACAAACTACCCGactgtttatttttactcgTAGATCCTCCAGCTCCATCAGATACAACACTACTATTACGTTTTGGTGAGTTAAATTCTCCTTCGCTGTGTACTGATTCAATAGCGGATAACTGCGGCTGTGAAACATGTTGAGAGCTTGTGAAGCTGTATGGCTGACTGCTTAATTCAAGTGGTGGATTCCTTAAATCTGATTTTTGTAAGTCCATAAACGGAACTGATGATCCGTCAAGCTGATCATTTGTAACAAATGAACCCGGAACTTTTGCCGAAGATATATTTAAAGCTGTGTTATGTAAAACATTGGAGCCCTCACGAATCGCTTCGGATATTTCTTCACACTCTGAGTGTATTGATAATATATCACTCAACGTTCTTGCGCTATTTTTCGGCTCATTTTTACCATGTTGAAGGTTACCTTCTTCCATCTGTAAAGAAGTGTACACTTCAAACTGCTTCTCTTTTTTCGACAATTGCTCTTTGAGGTGATCAATCTCTTCATTCTTGTCAGTGAGCATTGACTCAATCAATTGCGGTAATTCTTGTTGTGCGCGTTCTTGACTACTGCATTTAGTTTCCAACACACGTTTTTCCTGCTCTAGATGTTCAACGCGATTTTTCAACTCATTTATTATGTCATTCTCCGTTTGTACGACTGTAAAAAGCTCGTCCTGTTTATCCTGCAATAACTGAGACTTACGTTCAAGTTGATATTTTACGTCGAGTAGTTCACGATCCTTGTTAGCTAATTCCTGCTCCATTGAATGAACTTTAGTATTGACTTCGTGCAACTGTAATTCAAGACGTGACGTAGCTTGTCGTTGAGCAAACGGTGCACTCTGTTTATACTGCTCCAATCGACCGCGCATAGCTTCGATTTGAAACAGCTGCTCTGAATTTGTTTGCTGTAAGATTTCTTGCTCTGCTTGCAACTCctgcagtgaaaaaaaaaaataataaataaaaagaataataaggTAAGAAGGTTTCGTATTTAcagttttaaaagtaaaaataaaatacaaacctcattttgaattttcaaagtaGATAATTGCATGTCAAGGTCTTTAATCCGTTTGAGAGCGACTTCTTCAGCTCGAGtgtgttttaataatttatcttttaatttaagaagCTGGTCAAGCGGTAGAGTAGGCGGTGCATTAGGATCATCAGGTGTAGGACATCTCGTAGCGTCAATTTGATCGCGTATAGAAACATCTTCACTGGGTTGACTAATACTCAAGTTAGAACCACACATATGAAGTGTTTCTAATTCcttagtttttttatctaaGTGATTTTGCATATCTTGTAGCTCAGATTTCATTTGCCTTAAAGCCGTAGAATTAACATTAAAGTGTTCTGTACTTAATTTGTGTTTTCTTAGTTCTTCTTGCAAATGAATTATATGATCATCTTGTGTATTGTCACCGCCCAATTTCAGAGTCTCTAACTCTTGAGCCAACTCCTGATTATGCTGATTCTGAGAGGAAATTATTTCCTTGTTCTGTTCAATTTGATTTAACAAATGCTTCTCTAACTCGGTTTTTGATTCAAGTTGAGTCTCCAAGCTCACGATAATATCTCGAAGCTCCCATATTTTGTCAACAGCTGCTTTCAATTCATCATCGACAGCGGTTTTCTTTGATTCCAAGTCTTGTATTGTTTGAGACATTTCACGTATTTGTTGCTCTAACCCTTCGAcctagtaaaaaaaaatgtcaattgtttAAGTTggtattcaattaataattcaaattcatgtaattaaaataattacattgttgaattattttattgttattaattaattaatttattgactcTTGTCAAATGAACGATTACCACTGTGCCTTTTAATTGGAACAAGAGATAGATCCCTTCTTTACATCTAATATTAAGCCTCCAATAGGGAGGGACTAATCCCatacaatttaattatgtaataccCGATACTActactaattaaattttaagcaaTTAGTCCTTCCCTCCCTTGAGAGCTCTAAGATATATAACCGGCTTACTACTGAATATATTTTAGTATATACAGTGTTATGATCACGTAGTCAGTTTGAAGTAATAATCATTCAGGAAACAAGAGTTTTTAAGATCAACTATACCATataagctttcgattaaaaaaaaaaaataatatattaataagtatataaaCTTACGTCTTGCccatcaaaattttgaagcgTAGGAATGACCAATGATGGTTCAGGAGACAGTGAAGCCGGCTTTTGTGTGTGTATCAAATAGAAAACCAAGACCACAGTGCAGAAAAACTcgtgttaataaaattagcattAGTGCGTGTTATATATAAGCTTAATTGTTAAATTCTCATTATTGTAAGATAAGTTAAATTTACTGCCAGCTCTACCAATTTATAAACTCTTTTATATTAAATgacaatagaattaaaaataatttaattgaataaaaaaaatgatagaaCATGTCTAAGCAATTTAACTCTCTTAAATTGTCACAAAAGCatattttaattctaattaccACCACAataacttataattataaacagatattttatttttgtgtcagtgtgccaaaaaaaaattatttaaaaaattgtgttatatGTGAAtgataaatgattaaaaaaaataattaataaaaacctaaataataatttatgagtTAATTTAGTAAGAAAATGATTGAATGAGAGTTAAGCTAtactgtcttaaaaaaattaatgatgtatttgaaaaataaaaatgtcattttttatgtGGACTTTACCTCAGATGAAATACGCAAATCGCGTTCCTTCTCGCGTTCACGTTCTTTAAGATGTTCTTGTAACGCTTGTATTTGTCGTGCTGCATCGTCGCGTTCAATCTCACGCTCACTAGCTTGCTCCTCGAGGAACTTACGAGTTGAACGTAATTGCTTATCCGCCGCTTCAATCTAAATACGCAGATCAAGtggttaattaattacaagagttatttaataattcctataaatttgttttattcttattaaaataaatatatattttttaacatatttataataaattataagtagttatttttattctgaaattaaaattttaaaaatcgacaTGCAAagctttttcaaaaaatcaatatgcAAAACATGCTCAtgtttatcttaaaaaaaaagtcatcttcatatttataattgtactctgtaaaaaaaattgatagtgtTGGTCATACACCAAGcatgaaaaataaagataagataatatttttaacacaagAATTTTTAAGCAGTAATG
This genomic interval from Cotesia glomerata isolate CgM1 linkage group LG1, MPM_Cglom_v2.3, whole genome shotgun sequence contains the following:
- the LOC123275382 gene encoding centromere-associated protein E-like isoform X5, producing the protein MDSEKKKSAKRRSLEAGREMLARYKESLRNIDTSQTGEPSDESFVLNDTQQSVDPQSLLMLEDTSCKDTTQSSISMSEGEGDGDIDGMAGRVAELKELMQGKEAMIESLSTEIENMRAEAGSPNSSQSQNSSTQYKDLFNAYKSKVFEFEQAIKERDDYINHLTVLLEQTLASRDSLKTQLAALKPISVPRSDTDGQLDVDKKIQDLEEALGNHVEVIQKLNEQLLDSCKQIDQLEVDKKSQDAEIVSYKFTINKLNEDLQKYSEMMNMYEETKNTITKRTESVIEKFKAELDDQKQLHEQQIKELNANHQAEVAKIKQRYEEQYKGLFERFNSELPALESKHSKELHVFQTQLTTYKKIMNNLKTDLDNRIKSEQLVMSDLNNSKRQLMLCQQDKEMLEEQIKLHKVQVEELTVKYMAASSVLNSKESIERSLEEALINVETLKRDYETLQSKYDDVSAKYAATQSLIENTQSHERAMNHRGFEYDKSLSRMSGLNASFASEINATTYQTFDDFSIQYEMMKKRLEEKDSLEKKLIDKISGLEDKISKITKQLEETNLEKESYEKQFKDAKNRCDKMMSELKTMKESNATVPQPFPSSIYFPDNNSTSLNDSLSEQKDIRNDSNKIESFNREIEELKQALQQKDQELTEADTKLRKAMEKIKQYKAECDQAKSGLARAWEHCAEVGERLNQTLAINESRFTDSIMTTFSNNNNTTTNDLIDQLEESSDKIAISSCKYEDESIISTSDKISSLSHLGKQLNCLHVRTENIELENQKLKEENTELLKVRDNWEKIKADMEKRHAQEMEEVRTYFEDKCVQIEKQYSEDVFSQQSKKMSDDSEVEEMADDLYCGGGGDCIVSINNKTVDNSKTQVTADRHIKCEDLNRNSILETKVHQLCQTELDAAVESSELTELRAAYSQQLAEQIALAKCDIVNALQEQIQALVSAESSSEENWPPELLELRNKFTNNAKRDIEKLKEDHLREINQLKEEHSRNLSKTIERYQEEVNKLSSEIKACNQNKHVSLVNNDDKFIQRDNLYKTCATLKSSVEELIKYFANCEEELNNILMTQVLKRQISNINNLTNDETDLYKSEADINLTSSTSLSPTMKIKRVHFAPLPSQISTIMKNDSNILIDLIEADNDIAGKLRIELQKCLQRLKTESAEIFDVNLSSDDSVIDALSKQISWTTKINEELNARLSEAENTIEEYQDESQQLKCKIMDLQQKLIAIDTRKEIISEGYGEQDNTERELVVQDFNQLHERARQAIMNGAGDNSYLLQLIEELCRYHDKQSEDNRKEKEDLQQQIEAADKQLRSTRKFLEEQASEREIERDDAARQIQALQEHLKEREREKERDLRISSEVEGLEQQIREMSQTIQDLESKKTAVDDELKAAVDKIWELRDIIVSLETQLESKTELEKHLLNQIEQNKEIISSQNQHNQELAQELETLKLGGDNTQDDHIIHLQEELRKHKLSTEHFNVNSTALRQMKSELQDMQNHLDKKTKELETLHMCGSNLSISQPSEDVSIRDQIDATRCPTPDDPNAPPTLPLDQLLKLKDKLLKHTRAEEVALKRIKDLDMQLSTLKIQNEELQAEQEILQQTNSEQLFQIEAMRGRLEQYKQSAPFAQRQATSRLELQLHEVNTKVHSMEQELANKDRELLDVKYQLERKSQLLQDKQDELFTVVQTENDIINELKNRVEHLEQEKRVLETKCSSQERAQQELPQLIESMLTDKNEEIDHLKEQLSKKEKQFEVYTSLQMEEGNLQHGKNEPKNSARTLSDILSIHSECEEISEAIREGSNVLHNTALNISSAKVPGSFVTNDQLDGSSVPFMDLQKSDLRNPPLELSSQPYSFTSSQHVSQPQLSAIESVHSEGEFNSPKRNSSVVSDGAGGSTSKNKQSGSLSKTDIITPTRTKSVLVGSNLSQPCIEDLENQLKAIHNELQAKSATLSKRELELDALQKSLDELRAEFKDSIDTVTRDKVFYKNQYELSQESEKKIRNDLEEVENILKIRNEELEIYRDKLQTNEQVLHELQNENDTLRKDIRKICDDNMAYQTTIREKVQELKNLKDIIFEKDITIETIKTRNVEIENENKQLYTFKTKFESCRKDLMDKQSDIKRLTDGLNSRDELIQRLEEMARRRSLSNTYPMTDKDQEIHHLQEYIKEKDKVIKQMTDDSKSLQRSLETIQSKIKESGNVIELRKKLKEERMFNDELTKMVAKLKQELEILKDESVRQSSEGADIEDMVQRELNLSADLDRKILDAIENESEELTMGRRVDHACNSIKPFEQDIEKIMQQYSDIRRKLKQANKLNEQLLHEKNELEIEQDILKSQIMDYENRILEIKSDLDDENKKNMTLVEDLSVHKIMIRDLQIHVQKEKNKSRRTQMEDADIIKELRLRLTTSLDVEKELRDSLATARQNYKLLQVKLNNLKETIEPERSGNISSSPELQEAEKNDLMMAEKYEKVVRELIELQDTLKINQAEKNRYEKQLEIELEERERLLSQIALVESSKEHLEIELKRTKEELKSYQDESKWLKKRLDSILEADEKKQSQRSDEQNELKNLRHELKNTKEVMRDLEIDSKELKRQLERAQIEQDQVTHVLANLRKSESVLQKKLNAAKNDEERLKEVIEELRAELQARFNRELELSKGFLQENSAGDKNMSAKLINQITELTSENARYSLEKGVLHDKLIKAREEIERHVVRVKELELMLQHSDGVTSSHDNNQLLMKLQYIYAKYMRVDSKRKALAFQKRYLLCVIGGYQLSEDNARSMLAKLTSVERSFISEQTLHVVKTCPRARFRSAVLLVIGLRRMKWMVQRWRSGKRKPAPTMLTQSDQTYPHLRVHLANHLSSNNNDNPRHSSTTATSTSANPDNGNPLGGIDYEYYAQRFHNIENILGLAMNEADSHNPVTN